ATACATTGCTCCTGAGGTTCTTTCTCGTAGAGAATACGATGGCAAAGTAAGACGTCTCGATATTTATATTCTTTTTTGTGTTTTCGCAAATGATTTGGATGAAGTTTTGATGAAAGTTGTGAATTTAGACAGCAGATGCTTGGTCGTGTGGAGTGACCCTTTACGTGATGCTAGTGGGCGCGTACCCTTTCGAAGACCAAAAAGATCCCAAGAATTTTAGGAAGACGATTCAAGTTAGTCGCTTTGATATCACTATTTTGACTTTTCATTTGACTTAccaactttgactttgactcgCAGCGCATAATGGCTGTTCAATACAAAATTCCGGACCATGTTCACTTATCTGAAGACTGTAGACATCTTCTTTCTCGGATATTTGTCGCCAATCCATCCAAAGTATGTATACTCAAtatttccggttttcacatcaagATTCTAACAGagatgttaacatttgtattttTATTCTTTCCAGAGGATCACCCTAAAGGAAATTAAGAGTCATCCGTGGTTTCTAAAGAACTTGCCTCGGGAACTAACAGAAGGGGCACAGGCTGCATATTACAGGAAGGAAAACCCGACGTTTTCTCCACAAAGTGTGGAGGATATCATGAAGATTGTGGAAGAAGCAAGGACACCTCCGCCAGTTGCACGTTCCCATAGCGGGTACGGGCGGGGAGACGAtgacgaagatgatgatgatgataaagaAGATGATGGAGAAGAAGGAggtgaagatgaagatgaatatGATAAGAGAGTGAAAGAAGCTCATGAAAGTGGAGAAATTGGTCCAGTATAACTGTGGAAAAGCTGTGTGAAAATGGGGGGTAAGTTTGTAAATGTGTGGTGATTATGTTAAATAGGTTTGTTTGGCTTGTGAGAATTGGgttatttttgttaaaaatgatTATATATATGGTTGTGTTTTTGTTTCTATTTTTTTAGACGTTTTGTATTGGGGCGGAAGAACGACATGACATGAAAAAAACAGGTATTGGGTCGACTAACATGACCTGTTTAAAAAACAGGTCTTGTTTGGGTTGACCGGTTAAAATTAGGTATTTAGAAAAGTAAAACTTCTATAACTTTATTTTTGTTTAGTCTGTTTTTATTTTAGATGGTTAGCCTTATATTCGCTTTTATCGAGTTATTTGAATTTCTAGGTCATGTTGAGCTGACTTTATATAATTGAAAATGGGATCTAGTTTATGTATTTCTTTGTCAAATCAGTTCCATTATAATATTAGggtgtaagagcattcacatccattccatcaaATTTTCATTCTAAATtcttaaccaaaaaaaaaaaaaaaattccaccctaaattacactaaaaaacactacattttctttctcttttttaattaaataatatttttttatacctttatcattaccttttatctctcctccactcacaaccactttcaaaatatattaaaaaattatagggggtgaacagtgtcctcTCAAATATaaagatgaacagtaacattttctctctcctccactcacaaccattttttatactctttatattataaaaactttACACACAGAATTtaatggattggatgtgaatgctctaaggggCGTTTCACCTATTGAAGTGGTCCTCTCTCCATCCCGACTAATCTACTATGTCATGTCAACTCCCGTCTCCACTCCATATTTTGCACTCAAACATGAGCAACATTCCACCCAAagatttttttcttt
This is a stretch of genomic DNA from Helianthus annuus cultivar XRQ/B chromosome 16, HanXRQr2.0-SUNRISE, whole genome shotgun sequence. It encodes these proteins:
- the LOC110915880 gene encoding serine/threonine-protein kinase SRK2A, whose amino-acid sequence is MIMDKYELVKDIGSGNFGVARLMRNKLTKELLAMKYIQRGHKIDENVAREIINHRSLRHPNIIRFREVVLTPTHLAIVMEYAAGGELFERISSAGRFSEDEARYFFQQLISGVHYCHFMQICHRDLKLENTLLDGSPAPRLKICDFGYSKSSLLHSRPKSTVGTPAYIAPEVLSRREYDGKTADAWSCGVTLYVMLVGAYPFEDQKDPKNFRKTIQRIMAVQYKIPDHVHLSEDCRHLLSRIFVANPSKRITLKEIKSHPWFLKNLPRELTEGAQAAYYRKENPTFSPQSVEDIMKIVEEARTPPPVARSHSGYGRGDDDEDDDDDKEDDGEEGGEDEDEYDKRVKEAHESGEIGPV